CGAGAGGCTGCCGGCTGATGATCACTCTTCGTCTTCGTCTGTGCCGCCGACGGGGACGAGACGAATCTGCTTGCGGCCAAGCTTGATTTCGAACTCATCACCAGGCTTGAGATCGAGCATGGCTGTGTAGGCCTTACCGATCAACAGATTGCCGTTGCCTTGAACGGTGGCGACGTAGGAAAGCTTGCGACCGCCTTTGCCGATTCCGGCAACGCCAGTAGCACCGAGATTCACTCCCTTGGCTTCGAGTAGTGCTTCGTAGAAGGCGGTGAAGTTGAGGCGCTCCCCACCATCCTTCTTGTTGGACACATAACCGCAGGCACGGACGAGATCAGACTTGCTGACATCACCCAGCTCCTTCACTTTGTTCAGCAGGTCAGCACCTGTAAGCATGGTCGTTAAAAACATCTACTCACTGAACATAGCGCTTGATGTGCAGCATGTGCCATCCTTTGCCTCGGTTTTGTACCAACTGGACAAGCAACCTATGGCTCGATTCGTTCTCTGGGGTCTGTACTGCGAAGATGCTCTTCAGAAAAGAGTGCCTTTTCGGGATGAGCATCTTGCTCGACTGCAAAGTCTCAAGGACGACGGCACCTTGATCACTCTGGGCCCTACTGAGGGCAGCACTCATGTGTTTGGAGTGTTCGAAATGGAGAGTGAATCCGCGGTTCGCGCGCTGCTAGAAGCAGATGTCTATTGGCGCGAGGGTATCTGGACGCGTCTGGATGTTTATCCCTGGGTCCAAGCGTTCTGAGCTTGAAGCCAGACCCATTCGCCAACAACGTGTTCGTTTCCCTCGCCGAGGGCGTCGCCATAACCACTCATTTGGCCGATTCCCTCTCTGGCGATCGCTGCAATCGCTTCTGGATTGTCCAGGCCTCGTTTTGATAGATCCTTCAATTTCAATGAACGACCGCGGCGAATGATGTTCCCGCCGTTGGGGTGACATCCGGCGCAGTGGAGGTCAAACAGCTGGGCGCCATCTGTGGATAGGGCGCTGCCCCTCTGTGCTGGCAAAGCAAGAGCAATCAATAACCCAGCGACAATCAACAGTGCTCGCATCGCCGAAAATCCCTTGAGGGTTCTCAGTCTGCCTTTGAGGCCGTGTCATTCATCTGATGGGAGCGCTGATAGCGGAGCACAAGATCCTCAGGGGAGCGATAGCTCTGAGGCAGTGACCGATGCAGGCGTTGGAGATAGTCCCAGCAGATGGTGCGCTGAATGGCCGTCATGGATCGCCCTTCAGAGACAAGCCGACGCAAGGCTTGGCAATAGCTTGAAAATCCTGCTTCCAGATCACCGATCGTGAGCGTGCGACTTGAGGCGGTCATGACCGGATCTGTCAGGTTCCCCTGACTTTCGTGGTGTCCCCCTCTTTTCGTCTGTTGCCAGGATCACGAGATTGCTTCGGATGTCATGGCAGAAGAGGATCTGCAGCGTTTTCTGCAGAAGGTCGAGGCGCTGAATGCCCTCGTTGAGCTCCTCGAGAACGATCCTGCTTCTCGGAGACAGTTCGCTGCCTGCTCGGATCACAACGCAGTTGTGGCTTTGGCTTCAGCCTGGGGATTCGAGATTGGACGCCGTTGGGGAGAGGCCTCCTTGGCTCCTCAAGCTCCGTCGATGGAGACGACCAACCTTTTGGCGGATGCGGGTTGTCTTCCGGGCAAGGAACAGGAGACTGTTCTTTGCTCTGGACCGGATTGGAGGCTGGTAAGAATCCAGTCCAATGCCGCAAGCACTCCCTCAGGCTCCTGGTACGAGCAGAAAGAGCATGAATGGTTGACCTTGCTGAAGGGGAGCGCCCTTCTCAGACTGGCGGATCCTGATCAGCTCATCGATCTCAGTGTGGGAGATCAGCTCTTGCTTCCGGCCGGTCGTCGTCATCGGGTGGAAAGGACTGATCCCCATCCAGGTACGACCTGGTTGGCTCTGTATTGGGCTGATGGCCCCGGGCTGATCCCCACGGCTGCATCGACCGTTTAACCAGCCAATAAGCGCCGGCCAAG
The sequence above is a segment of the Synechococcus sp. PROS-7-1 genome. Coding sequences within it:
- a CDS encoding AbrB family transcriptional regulator; translated protein: MLTGADLLNKVKELGDVSKSDLVRACGYVSNKKDGGERLNFTAFYEALLEAKGVNLGATGVAGIGKGGRKLSYVATVQGNGNLLIGKAYTAMLDLKPGDEFEIKLGRKQIRLVPVGGTDEDEE
- a CDS encoding YciI family protein — protein: MARFVLWGLYCEDALQKRVPFRDEHLARLQSLKDDGTLITLGPTEGSTHVFGVFEMESESAVRALLEADVYWREGIWTRLDVYPWVQAF
- a CDS encoding c-type cytochrome; protein product: MRALLIVAGLLIALALPAQRGSALSTDGAQLFDLHCAGCHPNGGNIIRRGRSLKLKDLSKRGLDNPEAIAAIAREGIGQMSGYGDALGEGNEHVVGEWVWLQAQNAWTQG
- a CDS encoding DUF3136 domain-containing protein; the protein is MTASSRTLTIGDLEAGFSSYCQALRRLVSEGRSMTAIQRTICWDYLQRLHRSLPQSYRSPEDLVLRYQRSHQMNDTASKAD